In Candidatus Methylacidithermus pantelleriae, the genomic window TGTTCCCAGATTATCTCCGCTCCCTTCCGAGCAGGGACATAAGCCCGCTCGCGTGCAACTTTTTCATGAGCCTGGGATTATGATACAAGCAACAGAGGACTTACCGAAGATTCCGATTGAACGTGAAGGTAGCCAAACCATCCTCACAATTCCCCCTAATTACGGATCTGACGTAACTCGGTGGTTGGTGGGCTACGAAGATGGGCCGAAAGTCAAGGTGACCGTTTTAGTGGAAAGACTCTGGTGGAGTCTTGGGGAAGAGGCTGCTGAACCGGTGCAATGGGAGGATAAACCCCTGCCTCTTTCACTCGATTACCTCACCGCAATTTCAAAGAAAGCAATGTGGTTGCGTTTTCCAAAATGCCGATGGGTGGACACCATCTTTGTGGGCTTTGAACGGCCGAAGGCCAGGCAGTATTCCATAAAAGTGGCAGAGAAGACGCTTGCTGTGCCGCTTCGCGAATTCGCTGATGCAAAAGAAGCGATGGATCAAACCCAAGACCAGCGATTGAAGGTCTGGATCAAACGCCACGGCGAGGAGATGGAGGGGGTTGTTGCTGTTATACGGGCAATACCGCTACAAAA contains:
- the rpsI gene encoding 30S ribosomal protein S9 → MKTIVIGEEGVGGGKWRQEFYPDTDGQEQELPSEIRNRKGGWFFLRFYDAKDELIESMDFRFLSGLKNISVPRLSPLPSEQGHKPARVQLFHEPGIMIQATEDLPKIPIEREGSQTILTIPPNYGSDVTRWLVGYEDGPKVKVTVLVERLWWSLGEEAAEPVQWEDKPLPLSLDYLTAISKKAMWLRFPKCRWVDTIFVGFERPKARQYSIKVAEKTLAVPLREFADAKEAMDQTQDQRLKVWIKRHGEEMEGVVAVIRAIPLQKWVGFGRYKTAVARAELQHGSGKITVNGSPIVQYFREAPLKARRFLERLQELPEASEAFSQLDACVKVRGSSPNTMRQAKAVAHALARALMKYDPELKPFLKRQGFGGVTVPSMCWMRDRQ